A single Anomalospiza imberbis isolate Cuckoo-Finch-1a 21T00152 chromosome 15, ASM3175350v1, whole genome shotgun sequence DNA region contains:
- the RASGEF1C gene encoding ras-GEF domain-containing family member 1C isoform X2 has translation MPQTLSSTSMFTPCGFSPHLHTSKEGEQGGLIFQDGNLTSASLDALIQHLIPTTDYYPEKAYIFTFLLSSRLFIEPHELLSRVCHKCIEQQRLDDPVLDKARIRKFGPKILQLLTEWTETFPYDFQEERMIGHLKDMIHRIAPCDEAYWKKMNQLLQALNQKLATLSHGQEGIVKISTAVSDKLVAFKTKPPSIQREILSVCSDPYTLAQQLTHVELERLSHIGPEEFVQAFVHKDPLDSTKTCFSEQKKTSNLEAYVKWFNRLCYLVATEICMPAKKKQRAQVIEFFIDVARECFNIGNFNSLMAIISGMNMSPVSRLKKTWSKVKTAKFFILEHQMDPTGNFYNYRTALRGAAHRSLTAHSNREKIVIPFFSLLIKDIYFLNEGCANRLPNGHVNFEKFLELAKQVGEFITWKQVECPFEQDPNIIHYLHTAPIFTEDGLYLASYESESPENQTEKDRWKSLRSTILGKT, from the exons ATGCCCCAAACGCTGAGTTCTACCAGTATGTTTACCCCATGTGGCTTCAGCCCTCATCTACATACTTCAAAAGAAGGTGAACAAGGAGGACTGATCTTCCAGGATGGAAACCTTACCTCAGCATCTCTGGATGCTCTAATCCAGCATCTGATACCTACCACTGATTACTACCCTGAA AAAGCCTATATCTTTACATTCCTGCTGAGTTCCAGACTCTTCATCGAACCCCATGAGCTTTTGTCCCGAGTTTGTCACAAGTGCATTGAGCAGCAGCGGCTGGATGACCCCGTGCTGGACAAG GCTCGAATCAGAAAATTTGGACCCAAAATCTTACAGTTGCTGACAGAGTGGACAGAGACATTCCCATATGACTTTCAGGAAGAGCGGATGATTGGCCATCTCAAAGACATGATTCACAGGATAGCTCCATGTGATGAG GCTTACTGGAAAAAGATGAATCAGCTTTTGCAAGCCCTGAATCAGAAGCTTGCAACCCTCAGCCATGGGCAAGAAGGGATTGTCAAGATCAGTACTGCTGTCTCTGATAAGCTGGTTGCCTTTAAAACGAAACCTCCATCAATTCAGAGAGAAATCCTGAGCGTCTGCAGTGACCCTTACACCCTGGCTCAGCAGCTGACACATGTGGAGCTG GAAAGACTAAGTCACATTGGACCTGAGGAGTTTGTGCAGGCATTTGTACATAAGGACCCTCTGGACAGCACCAAG acttgtttcagtgaacAGAAGAAGACAAGTAACCTTGAGGCCTATGTGAAATGGTTCAATAGACTCTGCTATCTCGTAGCAACAGAAATTTGCATG cCTGCAAAAAAGAAACAGCGAGCACAAGTCATCGAATTCTTCATTGACGTTGCCCGAGAGTGCTTTAACATAGGGAATTTTAATTCACTGATGGCAATCATTT CTGGAATGAATATGAGTCCAGTTTCCAGGCTAAAGAAGACTTGGTCTAAAGTGAAAACAGCCAAATTTTTCATTctggag CACCAGATGGACCCTACTGGCAACTTCTACAACTACCGGACAGCGCTGCGGGGGGCTGCCCACAGGTCCCTCACCGCGCACAGCAACAGGGAGAAG ATTGTGATCCCCTTCTTCAGCCTATTGAtcaaagacatttattttttgaatgaGGGATGTGCTAATCGCCTTCCAAATGGACACGTCAACTTTGAA AAATTCCTGGAACTGGCTAAGCAAGTAGGAGAGTTTATAACATGGAAACAAGTGGAGTGTCCATTTGAGCAAGACCCTAACATCATCCACTACTTGCACACTGCTCCCATTTTTACTGAAGATG GTTTGTATCTGGCTTCCTATGAAAGTGAAAGTCCAGAAAACCAGACAGAAAAAGACAGGTGGAAATCCTTAAG ATCCACTATTTTAGGGAAGACTTGA
- the RASGEF1C gene encoding ras-GEF domain-containing family member 1C isoform X1 has protein sequence MKHKKSKDKEGMPQTLSSTSMFTPCGFSPHLHTSKEGEQGGLIFQDGNLTSASLDALIQHLIPTTDYYPEKAYIFTFLLSSRLFIEPHELLSRVCHKCIEQQRLDDPVLDKARIRKFGPKILQLLTEWTETFPYDFQEERMIGHLKDMIHRIAPCDEAYWKKMNQLLQALNQKLATLSHGQEGIVKISTAVSDKLVAFKTKPPSIQREILSVCSDPYTLAQQLTHVELERLSHIGPEEFVQAFVHKDPLDSTKTCFSEQKKTSNLEAYVKWFNRLCYLVATEICMPAKKKQRAQVIEFFIDVARECFNIGNFNSLMAIISGMNMSPVSRLKKTWSKVKTAKFFILEHQMDPTGNFYNYRTALRGAAHRSLTAHSNREKIVIPFFSLLIKDIYFLNEGCANRLPNGHVNFEKFLELAKQVGEFITWKQVECPFEQDPNIIHYLHTAPIFTEDGLYLASYESESPENQTEKDRWKSLRSTILGKT, from the exons GAAGGCATGCCCCAAACGCTGAGTTCTACCAGTATGTTTACCCCATGTGGCTTCAGCCCTCATCTACATACTTCAAAAGAAGGTGAACAAGGAGGACTGATCTTCCAGGATGGAAACCTTACCTCAGCATCTCTGGATGCTCTAATCCAGCATCTGATACCTACCACTGATTACTACCCTGAA AAAGCCTATATCTTTACATTCCTGCTGAGTTCCAGACTCTTCATCGAACCCCATGAGCTTTTGTCCCGAGTTTGTCACAAGTGCATTGAGCAGCAGCGGCTGGATGACCCCGTGCTGGACAAG GCTCGAATCAGAAAATTTGGACCCAAAATCTTACAGTTGCTGACAGAGTGGACAGAGACATTCCCATATGACTTTCAGGAAGAGCGGATGATTGGCCATCTCAAAGACATGATTCACAGGATAGCTCCATGTGATGAG GCTTACTGGAAAAAGATGAATCAGCTTTTGCAAGCCCTGAATCAGAAGCTTGCAACCCTCAGCCATGGGCAAGAAGGGATTGTCAAGATCAGTACTGCTGTCTCTGATAAGCTGGTTGCCTTTAAAACGAAACCTCCATCAATTCAGAGAGAAATCCTGAGCGTCTGCAGTGACCCTTACACCCTGGCTCAGCAGCTGACACATGTGGAGCTG GAAAGACTAAGTCACATTGGACCTGAGGAGTTTGTGCAGGCATTTGTACATAAGGACCCTCTGGACAGCACCAAG acttgtttcagtgaacAGAAGAAGACAAGTAACCTTGAGGCCTATGTGAAATGGTTCAATAGACTCTGCTATCTCGTAGCAACAGAAATTTGCATG cCTGCAAAAAAGAAACAGCGAGCACAAGTCATCGAATTCTTCATTGACGTTGCCCGAGAGTGCTTTAACATAGGGAATTTTAATTCACTGATGGCAATCATTT CTGGAATGAATATGAGTCCAGTTTCCAGGCTAAAGAAGACTTGGTCTAAAGTGAAAACAGCCAAATTTTTCATTctggag CACCAGATGGACCCTACTGGCAACTTCTACAACTACCGGACAGCGCTGCGGGGGGCTGCCCACAGGTCCCTCACCGCGCACAGCAACAGGGAGAAG ATTGTGATCCCCTTCTTCAGCCTATTGAtcaaagacatttattttttgaatgaGGGATGTGCTAATCGCCTTCCAAATGGACACGTCAACTTTGAA AAATTCCTGGAACTGGCTAAGCAAGTAGGAGAGTTTATAACATGGAAACAAGTGGAGTGTCCATTTGAGCAAGACCCTAACATCATCCACTACTTGCACACTGCTCCCATTTTTACTGAAGATG GTTTGTATCTGGCTTCCTATGAAAGTGAAAGTCCAGAAAACCAGACAGAAAAAGACAGGTGGAAATCCTTAAG ATCCACTATTTTAGGGAAGACTTGA